A genomic stretch from Telmatocola sphagniphila includes:
- a CDS encoding bifunctional serine/threonine-protein kinase/formylglycine-generating enzyme family protein, with protein MPDHTKQTKLLPGEQSASGQQPNPTFDTADFQSGSPGHSPEDKTRGPDRKTTLEEERTTEHEPEAIPGYKVEGILGQGGMGIVYKAKDLSLKRTVALKMIISGDFAGSKELARFRIEAEAVARLQHPNIVQIHEVGETKGRPYLALEFVEGGTLATKLAGKPLPLREAAKLVESLARGMQLAHSRNVIHRDLKPGNILLKSDGTPKIADFGLARQLDTDSSETQSGAVIGTPSYMAPEQAAGMANEAGPATDVYALGAILYECLTGKPPFKAESMMKTLDLVRNAQPVRPSLLQPGVPLDLETICLKCLRKEPENRYASAAELADELVRFLQGEPILARPMGRIERMERWVQRNPVVTGLLAAVAVSLLAGISVSYWKYREAKLAAEKAIKAQNFLVSIFKISETHSDGGNVTAREILADAQRRIPIEFADQPELQAVLTAAIKEVNRNIHKTIPAALVLEVSGPIKIQSKHEWKGQSDSQRLLYPEDQLELGPGATCHLYFLEDLHHEWLKAGSKCSIEQNGCEPPEAVRERDSNSLMTFVRVPKGKFYRGWSANKLPNLTEIPEDFEIAVHAVTQGLWMDVMKQNPSIISRQGDYSHLVKSVSDEELKLFPVENVTYAEIEIFLIKLNEREKSRGFRYKLPTEHQWEYACRGAAHTLEECSYYYYFDTPTNRLTSQLANFDAIEEPDLGKNKKKNLPVRVGMYPPNKLGLHDMHGNIWQLCTSSKVDSKISKAKDNGKFITVARGGGYSERAQKCDSAHSFFPPENVRMEVIGFRLVRVPMS; from the coding sequence ATGCCAGATCACACCAAACAGACCAAACTCCTTCCGGGCGAGCAATCGGCTTCCGGCCAGCAACCCAACCCCACGTTTGATACGGCCGATTTTCAATCCGGTTCCCCGGGCCATTCGCCCGAGGACAAGACGCGCGGTCCAGATCGAAAAACCACTTTGGAAGAAGAAAGGACTACTGAACACGAACCGGAAGCGATCCCCGGATATAAGGTGGAGGGCATCCTCGGTCAGGGAGGAATGGGCATTGTTTACAAGGCCAAAGATCTGAGTCTGAAAAGAACTGTTGCCCTGAAGATGATCATTTCCGGGGATTTCGCCGGTTCCAAAGAATTGGCTCGCTTTCGCATCGAAGCGGAAGCGGTGGCTCGTCTGCAACACCCGAATATCGTTCAGATCCACGAAGTGGGAGAAACCAAAGGCCGTCCCTACCTCGCCCTCGAGTTTGTGGAAGGCGGAACCCTGGCGACCAAACTCGCTGGCAAACCGCTTCCTCTCCGCGAAGCCGCCAAATTGGTCGAATCGCTCGCGCGCGGCATGCAACTGGCCCACAGTCGCAACGTCATCCACCGGGATCTGAAACCGGGTAACATCCTACTCAAGAGTGATGGCACCCCGAAAATCGCCGACTTTGGTCTGGCCCGTCAGCTCGACACCGACAGTAGTGAAACTCAGTCCGGGGCGGTCATCGGCACCCCTTCTTACATGGCGCCCGAGCAAGCGGCGGGAATGGCGAATGAAGCGGGACCAGCAACGGACGTCTATGCCCTGGGAGCGATTCTCTATGAATGCCTGACGGGGAAGCCTCCGTTCAAAGCTGAGTCGATGATGAAGACTCTGGACCTCGTCCGAAATGCCCAGCCGGTACGCCCCTCGCTTCTCCAGCCGGGCGTGCCGTTGGACCTCGAAACGATCTGCCTGAAATGCCTTCGAAAGGAGCCCGAGAATCGCTACGCTTCCGCGGCCGAACTGGCGGATGAATTGGTTCGATTTCTTCAAGGCGAACCGATTCTGGCTCGTCCCATGGGTCGCATCGAGCGCATGGAACGCTGGGTCCAGAGAAATCCAGTCGTCACGGGATTGTTGGCCGCCGTGGCGGTCAGTTTGTTGGCCGGAATATCGGTGAGTTACTGGAAATATCGGGAGGCCAAGTTGGCCGCCGAGAAGGCGATCAAAGCCCAAAATTTTCTCGTCAGCATTTTTAAGATTTCTGAAACTCATAGCGATGGCGGAAACGTCACCGCCCGGGAAATCCTTGCGGATGCTCAACGACGGATTCCGATCGAATTCGCGGACCAACCGGAATTACAAGCCGTATTGACAGCCGCCATTAAAGAAGTGAATCGGAATATCCACAAGACGATTCCGGCGGCTCTGGTCCTGGAAGTAAGTGGACCGATAAAAATTCAATCCAAACATGAATGGAAGGGTCAGTCTGACTCTCAGCGTTTGCTTTATCCCGAGGATCAATTGGAACTGGGCCCGGGGGCCACTTGTCATCTCTATTTTCTGGAGGACCTGCATCATGAATGGCTCAAAGCAGGCTCGAAATGCTCCATTGAACAGAATGGGTGTGAGCCCCCCGAGGCAGTCCGGGAAAGAGATAGCAATAGCCTGATGACTTTTGTTCGAGTACCCAAAGGCAAATTCTACAGGGGTTGGTCTGCGAATAAATTACCCAACCTGACGGAGATCCCAGAAGATTTCGAAATCGCAGTTCACGCGGTCACCCAGGGATTATGGATGGATGTGATGAAGCAGAATCCCAGCATTATTTCACGCCAGGGTGATTATTCCCACTTGGTGAAAAGCGTTTCAGATGAAGAACTGAAACTATTTCCTGTAGAAAATGTTACCTACGCGGAGATTGAAATTTTCTTAATAAAACTGAACGAACGGGAGAAAAGCCGAGGGTTTCGCTACAAATTGCCAACCGAGCATCAGTGGGAGTACGCCTGTCGAGGGGCGGCTCATACGCTAGAGGAGTGCTCCTACTATTACTATTTCGACACTCCGACCAATCGGCTGACGTCCCAATTGGCTAATTTTGATGCGATTGAGGAGCCGGACTTAGGGAAAAATAAGAAAAAAAACCTTCCTGTTCGCGTCGGAATGTATCCTCCCAATAAGCTGGGATTGCATGATATGCATGGAAATATCTGGCAATTATGCACCTCATCTAAAGTAGATTCGAAAATCAGCAAAGCCAAAGATAATGGCAAATTTATTACTGTCGCTCGTGGAGGAGGTTACTCCGAAAGAGCTCAAAAATGCGATTCAGCACATTCATTTTTCCCTCCAGAAAATGTTCGCATGGAAGTAATCGGATTTCGATTGGTTCGAGTTCCCATGAGTTAA
- a CDS encoding S8 family serine peptidase produces MWRETRGDPRVSIAILDGPVDWKHPSLAHARLVPLNGSESGEKNWGPASRHGTQVTSLIFGQSNGLVKGIAPNCRGLLSPIFDSAADGTLKPSNQVRLAQAIAAARDAGAQVINISGGMFAPSSQVDPLLAEVIEDCARRNTLIVAAVGNDGCACPHIPAALNSVLAVGALDALGQPLPSSNWDSSYRYHGVVALGHHLTAAVPGSGSAPMSGTSAATAVLSGVVGLLLSLQLKRGLRPNPSQVREAILQSAVDCRKQAAWNCPRLLAGRLNIPGILDILFKETSYMKSASPSETSDALHAFSPSAEDSGGVVASSGVEPSACGCGSNSSVKVYALGRINYSLVSPARITFLKTYMQEYPTKAELKEPPKASEIRNDPKDIGLMVRLLRVAAHEHIAASLEWTLEIEPGIPSYAIKPQGPYAREAYQRLIDALYEFNFGTKIEYIVIPGVISGKAKLLSGQEVPALIPDLRGMFSWNTESLIRRLENVLSEENRAAIRHYFRRSAKLLKNLGVQAEHRALNFALTNAYTHIYAADAKRAGNQGYNSGYSLPEPIMDLETVHVSRSQISAPGTECWDVEIAFFYPHVLNSEQARHIPDRKIYQFKVDVSDVVPVMIGEIHSWNAR; encoded by the coding sequence TTGTGGCGAGAAACTCGCGGTGATCCGCGGGTTTCCATAGCCATTCTTGATGGCCCCGTGGACTGGAAGCACCCCAGTCTGGCCCATGCCCGGCTCGTCCCGCTAAACGGTTCCGAATCCGGCGAGAAAAATTGGGGACCTGCAAGTCGGCACGGTACCCAAGTCACCAGCCTGATTTTCGGTCAGTCGAATGGTCTCGTCAAAGGGATAGCGCCGAATTGTCGAGGACTACTGTCGCCGATTTTCGACTCGGCGGCGGACGGTACGCTCAAACCTTCCAATCAAGTTCGATTGGCACAGGCGATTGCCGCGGCCCGCGACGCGGGCGCCCAGGTCATCAATATTAGTGGCGGCATGTTTGCGCCCAGTAGCCAAGTCGATCCGTTATTGGCCGAAGTCATTGAGGACTGTGCTCGACGAAATACTTTAATTGTGGCCGCGGTCGGCAATGACGGTTGCGCCTGCCCCCACATTCCGGCGGCTTTAAACTCCGTCCTCGCCGTGGGCGCCCTGGATGCCCTGGGGCAGCCCCTCCCATCGAGCAATTGGGATAGCTCCTACCGTTACCACGGTGTCGTGGCTTTGGGACACCATCTGACTGCCGCCGTACCCGGTTCGGGGTCGGCGCCGATGAGTGGAACGAGTGCCGCGACCGCCGTGCTCAGCGGAGTTGTGGGTTTATTACTCTCCCTGCAACTGAAACGCGGCCTGCGCCCCAATCCCTCTCAGGTGCGCGAAGCCATCCTTCAGAGCGCCGTGGATTGCCGAAAACAAGCGGCTTGGAACTGTCCACGATTATTAGCGGGACGATTGAATATCCCGGGAATTTTAGACATTCTCTTCAAGGAAACATCATATATGAAAAGCGCATCCCCTTCTGAAACTTCCGATGCTTTGCACGCATTCTCTCCTTCCGCAGAAGACTCTGGCGGAGTTGTGGCGTCCTCGGGAGTCGAGCCCTCGGCCTGCGGGTGTGGTTCGAACTCGTCCGTCAAAGTTTATGCTTTGGGTCGGATCAATTATTCTTTAGTCTCTCCCGCTCGGATCACTTTTTTAAAGACTTACATGCAGGAGTACCCGACGAAGGCGGAACTAAAAGAACCTCCCAAGGCTTCCGAAATTAGAAATGATCCTAAAGATATTGGGTTAATGGTGAGACTACTTCGAGTAGCCGCCCACGAGCATATTGCCGCCAGCCTGGAGTGGACCCTGGAAATCGAACCGGGGATTCCCAGCTACGCGATAAAACCGCAGGGACCTTACGCCAGAGAGGCGTATCAACGTCTGATTGACGCCCTTTACGAGTTCAACTTCGGCACCAAAATCGAATACATTGTGATTCCCGGAGTAATTTCGGGAAAAGCAAAACTTCTATCGGGCCAAGAGGTTCCTGCATTGATTCCGGATTTGCGAGGTATGTTTTCCTGGAATACAGAATCGCTGATTCGCCGTCTCGAAAACGTTTTATCTGAGGAAAATCGAGCGGCGATACGCCACTATTTCCGAAGAAGTGCAAAGCTACTGAAGAACCTGGGAGTCCAAGCGGAACACCGAGCATTAAACTTTGCCCTTACCAATGCCTACACTCACATTTATGCAGCCGATGCCAAGCGCGCGGGAAATCAAGGTTATAATTCAGGGTATAGTCTCCCGGAACCGATCATGGATCTCGAAACCGTGCACGTTTCTCGAAGTCAGATTTCCGCTCCGGGGACGGAGTGTTGGGACGTGGAAATAGCTTTCTTCTATCCGCATGTTCTGAATTCGGAGCAAGCTCGACACATCCCGGATCGAAAAATCTATCAGTTCAAAGTTGATGTCTCTGACGTAGTTCCTGTGATGATTGGAGAAATACATTCTTGGAACGCCCGAT